GGGTCGTCTAGAGGGCCGCACTCAATAGAGCGGCCCCATAAGTTCTGGTCTATGCTGTAGGTACTGCGCTCCTCCTTAACAGGGATCCCGTGGCGCTTAGCATAATCAATTTCAGCCTCCCTAGTCAACCCCCACTCCCTCACAGGAGCTATCACTTTGAGCCCAGGGCTCAGCGCCTTCACGGTGACCTCTATCCTGACCTGATCATTACCCTTCCCAGTGCACCCATGGGCCACCGCGTCCGCCCCCACCTGCCTAGCCACTTCTACCAGCTTCTTAGCGATAAGAGGCCTAGAGAGAGCTGTACTAACAGGGTATTTCCCCTCGTACATGGCGTTCGCCTTGATGGCCCGGGACACGTAGTCCCTCACAAACTCCTCCCTAGCGTCTATTGAGAAGTGCTCGATCGCGCCTAGCCTCAGGGCCCTGCTAGCTATCTCCTCTAAATCCTCCCCCTGACCCACGTCGAGCGTGACCGTGTAGACCTCTGCCCCGTACTTCTCCTGGAGCCACTTAATCATAACCGAGGTGTCTAAGCCCCCTGAGTAAGCCAGTACCACCTTCACTTAGGCCACCGAAAGCAGGGAGGCATCCTATAGAGGGCCTCAATTTAAACCTTTTCTCTTTTTAGCGATCCTTAAATTTACGCTGCATAGATGTGAGTCTTCCTCAAGGAGTAGGCCTAAAGCCAAGCTTAAGGACAGAATTCACGACGCTCAGAGGCCTCCCACCTCAGCTCTTAAGCTTTTTAACCCCGCCTATCTTGCAACATCAGTAAGCTGCCACGGCAGTGGAGCTCGGCGCACGCGTAGTCGTCCTCAAGCACTACTCAAAATAGAGTAGAAAACCCTAAAAAGAGTGACTCCTCAGAGGGGCTGGTCCGAGTTGAAGACTAGCGCGAGGCGGGTCGCCTTCATAGCTATGATGGGCGCCCTAAGTAACGCGATGTTCGCCATCTCCATAACGATACTCAACTGGGGGCAGGTAGCGCTAGATCTCTCACATATGGGTACCTTAATAGCTGCGATGTACGGAGGGGCCTCTGCAGGGCTAGTTGTAGGAGGCCTGGCTGGTATCGGGGGCGGCCTCTACTTTGGATCGGTTAGCGGCCTCCTACACCTATACCTCCCGGGCTTCATCGCGGGGAAGGCCTTGACCGGCTTAAGCGTCGGAGCTCTAAGCAGGGCTTTCAACCTTCACAGGAGTAAGAGGTCCGTGAAGGCCCTCATCGCCACACTACTAGGCTACGTGCCCGAGTGCTTGTTTACCGTGGCCTTCTTCTTAATCGTCATACCTATCTTCGCCCCGCGCGCAGCAACATTCCTAATGTCCCTACTAGTGCCCATCTTAATTAAGGCGTGGATAGAGATGTTTATCATGGGGTTCTACATGGCTGCGCTCATAGGTAACCAAGGCTTCACTCAGCTAGTAGAGCGGCTGTGGCCACCTACAGTAGTAGTCAAGTAGGCCCTCAACTCTTTTTTACCCACTCCACCTCGCGTAGAGCCTATGCTCTAAGCCCAGTGCATCTAGCACCCTCCCGACGACGTAGTCGACTACCTCGTCTACGCTACGAGGCTTATAGTAGAAGGCTAGCATCGGGGGCAGTATGACGGCACCCATCTCAGCCGCCATTAACATGTTCCTTAAGTGAACTACGCTAAGCGGGCTCTCACGGACAACTAGGATTAAGGGACGCCTCTCCTTTAAAGTGACGTCTGCGGCCCTGAGCAGTAGGTTATCGCTGTAGCCGTGGACTATGCCGGCCAAGGTCTTCATGCTGCACGGCGCAACTACCATGCCGTTAGTCCTAAAGCTACCGCTAACAATAGGGGCTGAGAAGTCGTTAATCTCATAGAGCCTATGTGCAAGCTTAGCGACGTCACCCCTCGAGATACCGTGCTCTACCTTAAGAACCTGCTCTGCGGCCTTAGTCAGTACTACGTGGGTCTCCACTCCTTTCTCTCTTAAAACCTCAAGCAACCTAAAACCTATGACGCCGCCGGTAGCTCCGCTTATACCTACTACAAGCCTCAAGTTGAGCTTAGTATTAAGAAGGCTTAAGCTTATTAAGCTAGCGTAACGACGTGGCGAAGTGGAAAAGGAGTAGTGAAGCTAGCCTACTGAGAGCCTCATCCTATCAGTAAGGAGCGCGACGCACTAAAAGTGCGAGAGGACTCTGTCAAGCGCCGGCTTAAGGACAAAGCTTAAGTAGCGTAGTAGGCGAAATCGTGGTGATGTGTAGACTCTGATTAGAGGATGTCGATGGCTCAACGTCCATGGGCCCTCGTTGTTATTAGTTTCGCGATACTCTTCCTGGCTAGGGGTATTCAAGTAGCCTTTGCTGTCTTCCTCACGCACATGTCAAACGATTTAGCCTGCCCGATATCGTCCCTAGCCTTCGCCGCTACGATATTTATGCTATCCAACGGGCTCTCGTTCATAGCGATAGGCAAATTAGCGGACAGGCACGGCCCTAAGAAAGTTCTATCGATAGGAATGGGATTAGTTGGAGCGAGCGCCTCGCTCATGGCCTTCGTTCAGAGCGCCTGGCAGGTCTACGTACTATACGGCCTCATCATCGGCCTGACGTCGATGGGCTGTGGATTAGTGGCAACTACTTCCTTAATCTCTCAATGGTTCACCGAGAGGAGGGGGCCAGCCTTTACATTCTTCCAATCAGCAGTCCCGCTAAGTTGGCTTTGCACAGCTCCGCTTGCTCAGCTCTTAATGCAAAGCTTTGGATGGAGGAACGCGTGGCTTACGCTCGGAATAACTATAGTGTTCATCACTTCAGCTACGAGCCTCTTCCTTAAGAAGCTGGGTGGGAGCCTGGTGCGTCTAAGCAGCCATAGTGGCGACGAGCCCTACCCACTGAAGAAAGCACTGAAGGTAGGATTCTTCCTAGTAATAGGCCTAATGGTCCAGTTCATCTGCGGCTTTACGGACATCCCCTTTCAAACCCTCTGGATCCCCATTAGTATGGAGCTAGGGGTAGACTCGGCTACCGCCTCCTACGCCCTTGGGTTAATGGGGGCCACGGCCTTCCTAGGGACGGTAGCCATAGGGCTGCTCTCAGAGAAAGCCGGTCACGGGCTACTCTTAGCCTTTTGCTACGCGCTCAGGGCACTCTCCATCAGCACCATACTACTTTCAACTCGCTCTAGTGCAGCGTACTATGCCTTCCTCAGCCTACTGGGCTTTAGCTTCTTTAGCGTAGTACCCGTGTTGTCAACTTGGTTTAGCGAGGTCTTTGGGAAGAGGTCTATCGGCACGCTCTTCGGGTTCTCGCAGTTCATTCACTTCGCTGGCTCTTCTTTAGGGATAGCTGTCTTCAGCGCGACGGCGGATCTCCATAAGACATACTTGCCGGTCTTCTCTCTATGCTTAGTGCTAGTCTTGCTAAACGTTCCTTTATGCCTCCTACCTTTCAAGAATAAGGCCTCAAAGACCTAGGCTTAGTGCAAAAAGCCAACTATCGTTAACAACTCCTCCTCTGTTTAAGCTTTATGAGTCCTAGCTAAGCCTTAAGGAGGCCCAGCTTCTCAAGCTCACGCCTCCTTAGCAAGGTGCGGCTAATCTTCCCACTTTCAGTCTTCGGTAACTCAGCTATGAACTCTACTTCCTTAGGTGCTTTGTACGGGGCGATGATGTCCTTTACGAAGTCCCTAAGCCCCTCGGCTAGCTTAGCACTAGGCCTATAGCTAGGCCTAAGGACGACGAATGCCTTTATTGCCTGGCCCCTCTCAGGATCCGGTATGCCTATGACAGCTGCTTCAGCCACGGCTGGATGCTTTAGCAAAACCTCCTCGACTTCGTGGGGTGATACTTTGTATGCTGCTGTCTTTACGATGTCGTCAGCCCGGCCTACATAGAAGAAGAAGCCGTCCTCGTCAATGTAGCCTACGTCCCCAGTGTAGTTCCAGCCATTCTTAACGTACTCAGCCTGCTTATCAGGTCTCTTCCAGTACCTTATGCCTATAGGGCCCTTCACAGCTAAGTAGCCCATCTTGTTCCTAGGGAGCTCGCGCCCATCCTCATCAAAGATCTTGACTTCAAAGCCAGGGACGGGTAGGCCTGCTGAGCCAGGCTTAGACCTACCGAACTGAGACGAGACGAAGCAGTGGAGTAGCTCAGTCGTCCCCATTTGCTCGAGGAACTCACAGCCAAAGAACTTCTTTATTTCATAGTAAAGCGAAGGAGGACAATACTCGCCACCAGAGACGCAGAGCCTAAGTGAGCTGAAGTCGTAGCGCTTACGCTCCTCCTTCAACGCCACCATCGCTCTATAGGCTGTAGGCACCGCGTAGAGTATCGTGACTCGGTGCTTCTCTATGAGCTCGAAGAGGCGTACTGGGTCGAAGCGGTAGGGGCCGTAGAGAGAAGCTGTACCACCGAGGCGTAGCGGGTTGCCTATGAAGCCCATGTGGCCGTAGGCAAAGGCCATGGTGACTGCGCCTCCCCATACATCCCCCTCATCGGCTAGGAGGACCTTCTTAGCATAGCAGTCTGCCACGGCCAAGTAGTCTCTATGCGTGTGAATACACCCCTTAGGGGG
Above is a genomic segment from Candidatus Nezhaarchaeota archaeon containing:
- a CDS encoding argininosuccinate synthase, which produces MKVVLAYSGGLDTSVMIKWLQEKYGAEVYTVTLDVGQGEDLEEIASRALRLGAIEHFSIDAREEFVRDYVSRAIKANAMYEGKYPVSTALSRPLIAKKLVEVARQVGADAVAHGCTGKGNDQVRIEVTVKALSPGLKVIAPVREWGLTREAEIDYAKRHGIPVKEERSTYSIDQNLWGRSIECGPLDDPSEEPPEEVFEWTLPPEKAPGAPTYVSIYFEKGVPAKLNGERLSGVELISRLNRLAGLNAVGRIDHIEDRLV
- a CDS encoding UbiX family flavin prenyltransferase — its product is MRLVVGISGATGGVIGFRLLEVLREKGVETHVVLTKAAEQVLKVEHGISRGDVAKLAHRLYEINDFSAPIVSGSFRTNGMVVAPCSMKTLAGIVHGYSDNLLLRAADVTLKERRPLILVVRESPLSVVHLRNMLMAAEMGAVILPPMLAFYYKPRSVDEVVDYVVGRVLDALGLEHRLYARWSG
- a CDS encoding MFS transporter; this translates as MAQRPWALVVISFAILFLARGIQVAFAVFLTHMSNDLACPISSLAFAATIFMLSNGLSFIAIGKLADRHGPKKVLSIGMGLVGASASLMAFVQSAWQVYVLYGLIIGLTSMGCGLVATTSLISQWFTERRGPAFTFFQSAVPLSWLCTAPLAQLLMQSFGWRNAWLTLGITIVFITSATSLFLKKLGGSLVRLSSHSGDEPYPLKKALKVGFFLVIGLMVQFICGFTDIPFQTLWIPISMELGVDSATASYALGLMGATAFLGTVAIGLLSEKAGHGLLLAFCYALRALSISTILLSTRSSAAYYAFLSLLGFSFFSVVPVLSTWFSEVFGKRSIGTLFGFSQFIHFAGSSLGIAVFSATADLHKTYLPVFSLCLVLVLLNVPLCLLPFKNKASKT
- a CDS encoding acyl-CoA synthetase; translation: MIIEKYGPPKELWPEFKLDFPEAQSWPRVMNIAEILIDGNVKAGRGGKPAYLYEDRVITYRELQDMVNVFGNALRSLGIGVGDRVMLRLPNIPEFPIAHLATQKIGAVSVCTFTLLRAREVASIANDSESKAIITTPELLGEVEKAKSELRTVRHVILAGAKPSEVEEPCVAFSELMDRFKDDKELEPVRVDWDEVALLLYTSGTTGPPKGCIHTHRDYLAVADCYAKKVLLADEGDVWGGAVTMAFAYGHMGFIGNPLRLGGTASLYGPYRFDPVRLFELIEKHRVTILYAVPTAYRAMVALKEERKRYDFSSLRLCVSGGEYCPPSLYYEIKKFFGCEFLEQMGTTELLHCFVSSQFGRSKPGSAGLPVPGFEVKIFDEDGRELPRNKMGYLAVKGPIGIRYWKRPDKQAEYVKNGWNYTGDVGYIDEDGFFFYVGRADDIVKTAAYKVSPHEVEEVLLKHPAVAEAAVIGIPDPERGQAIKAFVVLRPSYRPSAKLAEGLRDFVKDIIAPYKAPKEVEFIAELPKTESGKISRTLLRRRELEKLGLLKA